In Raphanus sativus cultivar WK10039 chromosome 5, ASM80110v3, whole genome shotgun sequence, the following proteins share a genomic window:
- the LOC108860279 gene encoding uncharacterized protein LOC108860279, with the protein MNLKDQDMGEGMQCITHPYTKNPGGICALCLQDKLGKLVTSSFPLSKPNHVPSSSSSSSSSANLVYKRSKSMAASYGESFSQRKRSGFWSFLHLYSSKQHQVASTTKKANNVSHSSRPRNKIDNGKHQTTETSNQVVGGGIDVIVKEEDERSSSDKVVAATPTNSVGSGGGSSFGRKVLRSRSVGCGNRSFSSDRISNGFGDCALRRIESQREYSTKVSCNSGDEAGDAMSETVKCGGIFGGFMIMTPSASTSTSASSTVVHHHHKMGNRSAWGWASPMRAKTTHRGRTST; encoded by the coding sequence ATGAACCTCAAAGATCAAGATATGGGCGAAGGTATGCAATGCATAACACATCCTTATACAAAGAACCCTGGTGGGATATGTGCATTGTGTCTCCAAGACAAACTCGGTAAGCTCGTCACTTCCTCTTTCCCTCTCTCTAAACCTAACCACgtcccttcttcttcctcctcttcgtcttcttcggcTAATCTTGTCTACAAGAGAAGCAAATCAATGGCTGCTTCTTACGGAGAGAGTTTCAGCCAGCGGAAACGAAGTGGGTTCTGGTCTTTTCTTCATCTCTACTCTTCCAAACaacaccaagttgcctccaccACCAAAAAGGCCAACAACGTTAGCCATTCTTCGAGACCAAGAAACAAGATCGATAACGGGAAGCACCAGACAACAGAGACATCAAACCAGGTCGTTGGTGGAGGCATTGATGTGATAGTTAAGGAAGAGGATGAGAGGAGCTCTAGTGACAAAGTGGTTGCAGCAACGCCAACAAACAGTGTTGGTAGTGGTGGTGGATCTTCTTTTGGGAGGAAAGTGTTGAGATCAAGATCTGTTGGGTGTGGAAACAGAAGCTTCTCTAGCGATAGGATCTCTAATGGGTTTGGAGATTGTGCCTTGAGAAGGATTGAGTCACAGAGAGAATATTCCACAAAGGTCAGTTGTAATAGTGGTGATGAAGCAGGTGATGCGATGAGTGAAACGGTGAAATGTGGTGGTATCTTTGGCGGGTTTATGATTATGACACCATCAGCATCAACTTCAACATCAGCATCATCAACAgttgttcatcatcatcataagaTGGGGAATAGAAGCGCATGGGGATGGGCAAGTCCAATGAGAGCCAAGACTACTCATAGAGGACGTACTAGTACATAG
- the LOC108862022 gene encoding lipoamide acyltransferase component of branched-chain alpha-keto acid dehydrogenase complex, mitochondrial, translating into MIARRIWRNHQFLRPFSSSSSVCAPPIRVPEYRSQSFSSPTSRPFLAPSLSLMKWCGGSRSWYSNEAMSIDSNARGGFLDVPLAQTGEGIAECELLKWFVKEGDPVEEFQPLCEVQSDKATIEITSRFKGKVALISHSPGDIIKVGETLVKLAVEDANDAPLQVSSDTPGNVEPSGSKPKLDSLVGALSTPAVRNLAKDLGIDINLVIGSGKDGRVLKEDVLQFSGQKENVTAGDSVSTTIASNFEDQIVPLRGFNRAMVKTMTMATKVPHFHFVEEINCDALVKLKHFFKENNTDSTVKHTFLPTLIKSLSMALTKYPFVNGCFNEESLEIILKGSHNIGVAMATEHGLVVPNIKNVQSLSLLEITKELLRLQHLATNNKLSPEDVTGGTITLSNIGAIGGKFGSPLLNLPEVAIIALGRIEKVPKFKEDGSVYPASTMMVNIAADHRVLDGATVARFCCQWKEYIEKPELLMLQMR; encoded by the exons ATGATCGCGCGGCGGATCTGGCGGAACCATCAGTTTCTCCGCCCATTCAGCTCGTCTTCTTCTGTTTGCGCTCCGCCTATTCGGGTTCCGGAGTATCGTTCTCAGTCGTTCTCCTCTCCGACGTCGCGCCCATTCCTTGCTCCTTCCCTCTCC TTGATGAAATGGTGTGGAGGAAGTAGAAGCTGGTATTCGAACGAAGCCATGTCCATAGATTCAAATGCGAGAGGAGGGTTCCTTGATGTGCCACTTGCACAAACTGGGGAAGGTATTGCTGAATGTGAGCTTCTCAAGTGGTTTGTCAAAGAG GGAGATCCTGTGGAAGAGTTTCAGCCGCTCTGTGAAGTTCAGAGCGATAAAGCTACCATTGAGATAACTAGTCGTTTTAAAGGGAAAGTAGCTCTCATTTCACATTCTCCTGGTGACATTATCAAG GTTGGAGAGACTCTGGTTAAGCTGGCCGTAGAAGACGCCAACGATGCTCCTCTTCAAGTATCATCTGACACTCCAGGAAATGTAGAACCGAGCGGTTCAAAGCCAAAACTAGACAGTCTTGTTGGAGCTCTGTCAACGCCTGCTGTTCGTAACCTTGCAAAAGACCTTGGCATAGACATCAACCTCGTGATTGGAAGTGGTAAAGACGGGAGGGTTTTGAAAGAAGATGTTCTTCAATTCAGTGGCCAGAAAGAAAATGTAACAGCAGGAGACTCGGTTTCCACTACTATAGCGAGTAACTTTGAAGATCAAATAGTTCCTCTCAGGGGATTCAACAGAGCTATGGTCAAGACAATGACTATGGCTACAAAAGTACCACATTTTCATTTCGTTGAAGAGATAAACTGCGACGCCCTTGTGAAGCTCAAACACTTCTTCAAAGAGAACAACACAGATTCCACCGTCAAACACACGTTCCTTCCCACTTTAATCAAGTCACTCTCAATGGCTCTAACCAAATACCCCTTCGTGAATGGTTGCTTCAACGAGGAATCGTTAGAGATCATCCTTAAAG GTTCACACAACATTGGAGTTGCAATGGCTACTGAACATGGTCTTGTAGTTCCGAACATAAAGAACGTTCAGTCACTCTCTTTACTAGAGATAACCAAAGAGCTGTTACGGTTACAACATTTGGCGACAAACAACAAGCTTAGCCCTGAGGATGTAACCGGTGGGACCATAACTCTGAGTAACATTGGAGCAATCGGTGGGAAGTTTGGTTCCCCTCTTCTGAACTTACCTGAAGTTGCCATCATCGCTCTTGGAAGAATCGAGAAAGTTCCAAAGTTTAAAGAAGACGGGTCCGTTTATCCTGCGTCGACAATGATG GTTAACATCGCTGCGGATCATAGAGTTCTGGATGGAGCAACGGTGGCTCGGTTTTGTTGCCAGTGGAAAGAGTATATTGAGAAACCGGAGTTGCTAATGCTTCAGATGAGATAA
- the LOC108862021 gene encoding glyoxysomal fatty acid beta-oxidation multifunctional protein MFP-a encodes MASGTKGKTTMEVGADGVAVITLINPPVNSLSFDVLYSLKSNYEEALSRNDVKAIVVTGAKGKFSGGFDISGFGEIQKGTMKEPKVGYISIDILTDLLEAARKPSVAAIDGLALGGGLELSMACHARISAPGAQLGLPELQLGVIPGFGGTQRLPRLVGLTKALEMILTSKPVKAEEGHSLGLIDAVVPPAELLNAARRWALDIAERRKPWVSSVLKTDKLPPLGEAREILKFAKDQTRKQAPNMKHPLMCLEAVEVGIVSGPRAGLEKEAQVGSEVINLDTTKGLIHVFFSQRGTTKVPGVTDRGLVPRKINKVAIIGGGLMGSGIATALILSNYPVILKEVNEKFLEAGIGRVKANLQSRVKKGKMSKEKFEKTMSLLKGSLDYESFRDVDMVIEAVIENISLKQQIFADLEKYCPQHCILASNTSTIDLNKIGERTKSQDRIIGAHFFSPAHVMPLLEIVRTNHTSAQVIVDLLDVGKKIRKTPVVVGNCTGFAVNRMFFPYTQAAMFLVEHGADPYLIDKAVSKFGMPMGPFRLCDLVGFGVAIATATQFIENFTERTYKSMIIPLMQEDKRAGEATRKGFYLYDDKRKAKPDPELKKYIEKARSVSGAELDPKLEKLSEKEIIEMTFFPVVNEACRVFAEGIAVKAADLDIAGIFGMGFPPYRGGIMFWADSIGSKYIYSKLEEWSKTYGEFFKPCAFLAERGSKGAPLSAPLEQGRSRL; translated from the exons atggcTTCGGGAACGAAAGGGAAGACGACGATGGAAGTTGGAGCCGATGGCGTTGCCGTCATAACACTCATCAATCCTCCCGTCAACTCGCTATCATTCGACG TGCTATACAGCCTCAAGAGTAATTACGAGGAGGCCTTGAGCAGGAACGATGTTAAAGCTATTGTTGTTACTG GTGCTAAGGGGAAGTTCTCTGGTGGATTTGATATATCTGGATTTGGTGAAATTCAGAAAGGGACTA TGAAAGAGCCAAAGGTTGGATACATATCGATTGATATCCTAACCGATTTGCTTGAAG CTGCAAGGAAACCGTCTGTCGCTGCTATTGATGGGCTTGCCTTGGGAGGAGGGTTAGAGCTTTCCATG gcTTGCCATGCTAGGATATCAGCTCCTGGTGCACAACTAGGTCTGCCCGAGCTGCAACTAGGTGTTATTCCTGGGTTTGGAG GAACACAGCGTCTTCCACGTCTTGTTGGTCTCACAAAAGCCCTTGAGATGATCTTG ACATCTAAGCCGGTTAAAGCTGAAGAAGGTCATTCATTGGGTCTTATTGATGCTGTCGTGCCACCTGCGGAGTTGCTAAACGCTGCTCGTCGCTGGGCCCTTGACATTGCCGAGAGGAGAAAACCATGGGTTTCTAGTGTTCTAAAGACTGACAAGTTACCTCCTCTTGGAGAGGCAAGGGAGATACTGAAATTTGCCAAGGATCAGACTCGCAAGCAAGCCCCCAACATGAAACACCCCTTAATGTGCCTTGAGGCTGTTGAAGTTGGTATTGTTTCTGGTCCGAGGGCTGGTTTAGAAAAG GAGGCTCAAGTCGGCTCAGAAGTGATAAACCTGGATACCACCAAAGGCTTGATACATGTCTTCTTTTCTCAGCGAGGAACTACAAAG GTTCCTGGAGTTACTGATCGTGGGTTGGTTCCAAGGAAGATTAATAAGGTAGCCATAATTGGAGGCGGGTTAATGGGATCTGGAATAGCCACTGCATTGATCCTCAGTAACTATCCAGTGATTCTCAAGGAGGTTAATGAGAAGTTCTTGGAGGCTGGAATTGGCAGGGTCAAAG CTAATCTTCAGAGTCGTGTAAAGAAAGGAAAGATGTCTAAGGAGAAGTTTGAGAAAACCATGTCTCTCCTTAAGGGTTCTCTTGATTATGAAAGCTTTAGGGACGTGGACATGGTCATCGAG GCTGTCATTGAGAATATATCTCTGAAGCAGCAAATTTTTGCTGATCTCGAGAAGTACTGTCCTCAACATTGTATTCTTGCTAGCAACACATCTACCATTGATCTGAACAAAATTGGGGAGCGGACCAAGTCCCAGGATCGGATTATCGGAGCACATTTTTTCAG TCCAGCACATGTCATGCCACTACTTGAAATAGTTCGGACCAATCATACCTCTGCCCAAGTAATTGTTGACCTGTTAGATGTTGGGAAGAAGATTAGGAAAACACCAGTTGTGGTTGGAAACTGCACAGGGTTTGCAGTTAACAGGATGTTCTTCCCATACACACAGGCAGCTATGTTCCTTGTTGAGCATGGAGCAGATCCATATCTCATCGACAAAGCAGTCAGCAAGTTTGGAATGCCAATGGGTCCCTTCAG ATTGTGCGACCTGGTTGGATTCGGTGTTGCGATCGCAACCGCAACACAATTCATCGAGAACTTCACAGAGCGGACATACAAATCAATGATTATCCCACTCATGCAAGAGGACAAGAGAGCTG GTGAAGCCACTCGTAAAGGATTCTATCTTTATGATGATAAGCGCAAGGCTAAACCTGACCCTGAATTAAAGAAATATATCGAGAAGGCAAGGAGCGTATCAGGAGCAGAGCTTGATCCGAAG TTGGAGAAACTGTCGGAGAAGGAAATTATTGAAATGACGTTTTTCCCGGTAGTGAACGAGGCGTGTAGAGTTTTTGCGGAAGGTATTGCTGTCAAGGCAGCAGACCTTGACATTGCTGGCATATTTGGAATGGGTTTCCCACCTTACAG AGGTGGAATCATGTTCTGGGCTGATTCCATTGGATCGAAATACATTTACTCAAAGCTAGAGGAGTGGTCCAAGACTTATGGTGAATTCTTCAAGCCTTGTGCTTTCTTGGCTGAAAGGGGATCTAAAGGAGCTCCTCTG AGCGCTCCCTTGGAACAAGGCAGGTCGCGGTTATAA
- the LOC108860813 gene encoding probable pectinesterase/pectinesterase inhibitor 23, which translates to MSLDEDKKRKCLVAGSVSAVLLIMVVSVAVITSKNSPNENQIRQTTKAVKAICAPTDYKEICLKKIMDASPNSTEPLELIKLAINVTIESINQGLKKASIDVKPKTDEDPEAKDAFELCEKLMFDAIDDLKKCVNRGFSATQIVGFVEDLRVWLSGSIAFQQTCIDSFKEIKSNTLMVDMRKIFKPSKKLTSNSLAMVTELSTILPNSNTTGLTKALSKYARKLLSTEDGIPTWVRPEVRKLMEEEAPTIIELQPQPPPPPPPSRTDAVVAQDGSGQYKTIAEALNFVPKDNSPFIIYIKTGIYKEQVKITKKMPYVTLIGDGQNLTVITSSLNFGIGRVKTFLTATVTIEGEHFTAKAIGIENTAGPDGRQAVALRVSADYAVFYECKFDGYQDTLFVHSQRQFYRDCTVTGTIDFVFGDAKCILQNSVIVFRKPKKGQTCVVAAQGRSDRHESTGLVFQNCHFTGDEEYMAMRPAKKSFLGRPWKRFSRTIMLMSALDDVIDPDGWLRWKGDFALKTLYFAEYMSAGFGANDSLRVKWPGVKNITDQEAQLYTGGRFLGGDSWIPQTQVPYIANL; encoded by the exons ATGTCTTTGGATGAGGACAAGAAACGGAAATGCCTCGTCGCTGGTAGTGTCTCGGCTGTGCTATTGATCATGGTTGTCTCGGTAGCTGTCATAACATCTAAAAACTCACCCAATGAAAATCAGATCAGGCAAACCACCAAAGCCGTTAAAGCAATTTGTGCACCTACTGACTACAAAGAGATATGCCTCAAAAAAATAATGGACGCTTCTCCCAACTCCACAGAGCCTCTCGAACTAATAAAGCTTGCCATCAACGTCACAATCGAATCCATCAACCAGGGCCTCAAGAAAGCCTCTATAGATGTTAAACCCAAGACTGATGAAGACCCAGAAGCAAAAGATGCTTTTGAGCTCTGTGAGAAGCTAATGTTTGACGCTATTGATGATCTTAAAAAATGTGTTAACCGTGGGTTCTCAGCTACTCAAATTGTAGGCTTTGTTGAGGATCTTCGGGTTTGGCTAAGTGGCTCCATTGCTTTCCAGCAAACCTGTATAGATTCCTTCAAGGAGATTAAGTCTAATACTCTTATGGTTGACATGCGCAAGATCTTCAAACCATCAAAAAAGCTTACCAGCAATAGCCTCGCCATGGTTACTGaactttccaccattctcccaAATTCCAACACCACAG GACTAACAAAAGCTCTTTCGAAATACGCCAGAAAGCTTTTGTCTACAGAAGATGGTATCCCAACATGGGTTAGACCAGAGGTACGGAAGCTCATGGAAGAAGAAGCACCAACAATAATAGAATTACAaccacaaccaccaccaccaccaccaccatcgaGAACTGATGCGGTGGTGGCTCAAGACGGAAGTGGACAGTACAAGACCATCGCCGAGGCTCTAAACTTTGTTCCCAAAGACAACAGTCCATTCATCATCTACATCAAAACGGGTATAtacaaggagcaagtaaagatcACTAAGAAAATGCCTTACGTCACTTTGATAGGTGATGGACAAAACTTGACCGTAATCACCAGCAGCCTCAACTTCGGCATCGGAAGAGTCAAGACTTTCCTAACAGCCACAGTCA CAATCGAGGGGGAGCACTTTACAGCAAAGGCCATCGGGATTGAGAACACGGCAGGACCAGACGGACGACAGGCGGTGGCGTTGAGAGTTTCAGCGGACTACGCCGTGTTCTACGAGTGCAAATTTGATGGTTACCAAGACACTCTATTCGTCCACTCCCAACGCCAGTTCTACCGCGACTGCACCGTCACGGGGACCATAGATTTCGTCTTCGGCGACGCCAAGTGCATCCTCCAGAACTCCGTGATCGTCTTCAGGAAACCCAAGAAAGGCCAGACGTGCGTCGTGGCCGCTCAGGGACGCAGCGACAGACACGAGTCCACGGGACTGGTGTTCCAGAACTGCCACTTCACGGGAGACGAGGAGTACATGGCGATGAGACCCGCGAAGAAGTCGTTCCTAGGGAGGCCGTGGAAACGGTTCTCGAGGACGATCATGCTGATGTCGGCGCTGGATGACGTGATCGATCCGGACGGGTGGCTTCGGTGGAAGGGCGACTTTGCGTTGAAGACGCTGTACTTCGCTGAGTATATGAGTGCTGGGTTTGGAGCGAATGATAGCCTTAGAGTTAAATGGCCTGGCGTCAAGAATATAACGGATCAAGAGGCTCAGTTGTACACTGGGGGTAGGTTCTTAGGTGGTGATTCGTGGATCCCTCAGACCCAAGTTCCGTACATTGCCAACTTGTAG